Below is a genomic region from Delftia tsuruhatensis.
ATGCGCATCAACCTGGACGCCTCGCGCGCGCTGCTGGAGGCCTGCCGGGCTGCGGGCCACATGCCGCGCGTGGTCTTCACCAGCTCGGTGGCCGTCTATGGCGGCGCCCTGCCCGAGACCGTGCTCGACGACACCGCCCTCAACCCCCAGTCCTCCTACGGCACGCAAAAGGCCATCGCCGAATTGCTGCTGGCCGACTACACGCGACGCGGCTTCGTCGATGGCCGCGTGCTGCGCCTGCCCACCATCAGCGTGCGCCCGGGCCGCCCCAATGCCGCGGCCTCCTCGTTCGCCAGCGGCATCATCCGCGAACCACTGGGCGGCGAAGCCGCCAACTGCCCCGTGGCCCCGGGCACGCGCCTGTGGCTGCTGTCGCCGCGCCGCGCCGTCGACGCCCTGGTGGCGGGCTGCGAACTCGATGCCACGGCCATCGGCGAGCGCCGCCCCATCAACCTGCCCGGCGTGTCCGTCAGCGCCGGCGACATGGTGCAGGCGCTGCGCGAAGTGGCCGGCGACGCGGTGGCGGACCGCGTGAGCTGGCAGCGCGACGACAAGATCGAGCGCATCGTCGGCAGCTGGCCCGGCCGCTGGGACACGCGCCGCGCCGAGCAGCTCGGCCTGCAGGGCGATGGCGACTTCGCCAGCATCGTCCGCGCCTACATCGCCGATGACCTGACACCCGCCAAGCCATGAACGCCACCGACTCCCCCCGCACCGCACCGGCCGCCGTCGGCGTCATCGGCCTGGGCGCCATGGGCGCGGGCATCGCGCAAAGCCTGCGCCGCGCAGGCCATACGGTCCATGCCTATGACCTGCGCCCCGAGGCCGTGGCCGCCTTCGCCGCCCAGGGCGGCACGGCTTGCGCCACCCTGGCCGACATGGCGGCAGCCTGCACCGTCGTGGTCAGCGTGGTCGTGAATGCCCGCCAGACCGAGGCCGTGCTGTTCGGCGAGGGCGGCCTGGCCGCATCGCTGCGCCCGGGCTCCGTCTTCATCATGTGCTCCACCGTGGACCCCCGCTGGTCCGAGGCGCTGGAGACCCGGCTGCAGGCGCTGGGAGTGCTCTACATCGACGCCCCCATCTCGGGCGGCGCCGCCAGGGCCGCCGCAGGCCAGATGACCATGATGACGGCCGCCCGCCCCGAAGCCTACGCCGCCTGCGAAGGCGTGCTGGATGCCATGGCCGGCAAGGTCTACCGCCTGGGCGACCGCGCCGGCGCGGGCAGCCGGGTCAAGATCATCAACCAGCTGCTGGCCGGCGTGCACATCGCGGCGGCGGCCGAGGCCATGGCCCTGGGCCTGCGCGAAGGCGTGGCCGCCGATGCCCTGTACGAGGTGATCACGCACAGCGCCGGCAACAGCTGGATGTTCGAGAACCGCATGGCCCACGTGCTGGCCGGCGACTACACGCCGCTGTCGGCCGTGGACATCTTCGTCAAGGACCTGGGCCTGGTGCTGGACACCGCCCGCCACAGCACCTTCCCGCTGCCCCTGGCTTCCACGGCCCACCAGATGTTCATGCAGGCATCGACGGCGGGCCACGGCCGCGAGGACGACAGCGCCGTCATCAAGATCTTCCCCGGCATCACGCTGCCGCAACCCGCCACGGAGGCCCCATGACCCTGCAGCTGGGCTGCATAGCCGACGACTTCACGGGCGCCACCGACCTGGCGAACAACCTGGTGCGCGCCGGCATGCGCGTGGTGCAGAGCATCGGCGTGCCCGACGCGCCGGTGGGCGACGATGTGGACGCCGTCGTGGTCGCGCTCAAGTCACGCACCACCGCCCCCGAAGAAGCCATTGCCCGGTCGCTGCAGGCACTGCGGTGGCTGCAGGGCCAGGGCCCCGGTGGCCGTGCGCCGCAGATCTATTTCAAGTACTGCTCCACCTTCGACAGCACGGCGCGCGGCAACATCGGCCCCGTCACGGAGGCGCTGATGGATGCCCTGGACTGCGACTTCACCATCGCCACCCCTGCCTTCCCGGACAACCAGCGCACCGTCTTCAAGGGCCACCTGTTCGTGGGCGACGTTCTGCTCAGCGACAGCGGCATGCGCAACCACCCGCTCACGCCCATGACGGACGCCAACCTCGTGCGTGTGCTGCAGGCGCAGACACGGCGCAAGGTCGGCCTCATCGACCATGTGGCCGTGGCCACTGGCGAGGCCGCCGTGCGTGCGCGCATGGCCGCCCTCCAGGCCGAAGGCGCGGGCCTCGCCATCGTCGATGCCGTCTCCAACGACGACCTGCTGCGCCTGGGCCCGGCATTGAAAGACATGCCCCTGGTCACGGCCGGCTCGGGGGTGGCCATCGCCCTGCCCGCGAATTTCGGCATCCGGCCCACGCCGCAGGCCGCCGCCCTGCCGCCGCCCACCGGCCTGCAGGCCGTGGTCTCGGGCAGTTGCTCGGTGGCCACCAACGCCCAGGTCGCGCACTTCATCGCCTCGGGCCGGCCGGCACTGGCCATCGACCCGCTGCGCATCGCCACGGGAGAGGACGAGGCCGGCCGGGCCCTGGCCTGGGCCCGCCAGCACATCGCCAGCGGCCCCGTGCTGGTCTACTCCACGGCCGAATCCTCGGCCGTCAAGGCCGTGCAGGGCCGCCTGGGCGTGGAGAAGGCCGGCGCCCTGGTGGAGCAGACCATCGCCGCCATCGCCCAGGGCCTAGTGGAGATGGGCGTGCGCCAGCTCATCGTCGCCGGTGGCGAGACCTCCGGCGCCTGCGTGCAGGCACTGCGGATCGCGCAGATGCGCATCGGCCCGCAGATCGACCCCGGTGTCCCCTGGTGCCATGCCGTGCCGCCCACGGCTCCCGAGGGGCTGCACATCACGCTCAAGTCGGGCAACTTCGGCACGGTGGACTTCTTCACCAAGGCCTTTGCCTGCCACCAGTGACACACTGGGCACCTACCGCAACGCAAGAGAGAACCATGCCCCGCTTCGCCGCCAACCTGTCCATGCTCTACAACGATGTGGACTTCCTCGACCGCTTCGCCGCCGCAGCGCGCGATGGCTTCCAGGCCGTCGAGTACCTGTTCCCCTACGACTTCGCGCCCGGGCAACTGGCCGATCGCCTGCGCGACAACGGCCTGCGGCAGGTGCTGTTCAACGCCCCGCCCGGCGACTGGAGCGCGGGCGAGCGCGGCCTGGCCTGCATTCCCGGGCGCGAGGCGGAATTCGCCGAGGGCATGGAGCGCGCCCTGGCCTACGCCCAGGCCCTGGCCTGCCCGCGCATCCACGTCATGGCCGGCCTGAAACCGGCTGGCGTCAGCGACGAGGCGCTGCGCGCCACCTATGTCGCCAACATCCGCCATGCCGCGCGCCTGGCCGCCCCCCATGGCATCGCCATCCTGCTGGAGCCCATCAACGGCCGCGACATGCCCGGCTTCTTCCTGAACCGCCAGGACCAGGCCCATGCGCTGGTGGCGGAGATCGCCGAGCCCGGCATCGAGAACCAGGTCCAGGTCCAGATGGACCTCTACCACTGCCAGATCGTCGAGGGCGACCTGGCCATGAAGATCCGCCAGTACCTGCCCACGGGCCGCGTCGGCCACATCCAGATCGCGGGCGTGCCCGAACGCCACGAGCCCGACATCGGCGAGATCAGCCACGGCTATCTGTTCAAGCTGCTGGACGAGCTCGGCTACGACGGCTGGGTGGGCTGCGAATACCGCCCCGCGCGCGGGGCGGCCCCGCACGGCACCAGCGCGGGGCTTGGCTGGCTCAAGCCCTGGCTGTAGCCTGGGTCGGCATCAACCAAGAAGGTCGCCTGGCTCAGGCGTATTCCAGGTCGCCGTGCTTGCCGGCCACCCGCTTGCCGGCCGACAGCGACATCATCAGCAGGGCGATCGCCTCATGCATGATCAGCGTATGCGTGTTGCCCGTGGCCACCATGTGGGCGCGCAACGACTCGCGCACCTGGGGGGAGCCCGTCACGTCGATGATGATGTCCACCGAGGGATCGACCAGCTCCATGAAGCGGGCGGTGACCGGCACGCCGCGCGCACGCGCCAGGGCAATGCCGGGCTGCTCCAGGTCCAGGTCCGCCACGCCGAGCACCTGCACGAAGGGCGCATCCAGCAGTTGCCGAAGCAGCGGCGTGCCGGTATCTCCCGCACCAATGACCACGATCTGGAAGGCTTGCATGGGATAGTCCTCGTTTCCTTGTTCAAAGCACCGGCCCATCATAGGAATTCCGTTTCGCCGGCAGGCCGTCGCCCGCGACGGGAATGCATTTGCTTGCGCCAGATCAAATCACGGACAGGGCATGGCCGCATTTGCGGGGCATGGGCACGGGCAACAGCTGCCCCAGCGCCTTCACCAATGGCGAGTCATCGGCGCGCCGCCAGACAGCCACCGTGTCCACCACGGTCCTTTCACCCTGCAGGCGCCGGTAGGCCACGCCCTCTCGCTGCATGGCCTGCACGCACGAAGGCACCAGGGCAACGCCCATGCCGCCCGAGACCAGGCTGACGATGGTGTGCATCTGCCGCGCAGCGAACAGCCGGGGGCTGAAGCCATGGCGCATGCAGGTCGACACGATGGCATCGAACATCAGCGGCCCCTGGTGCCGCTCGAAACCCAGGAAACGCTCCTGCGCCAGCTTCTCCAGCGCGATGCGCCGCCCCCGTGCCAGGGGATGGCGCTGGGGCAGCGCAATCACCAGCGGCTCGCTCCACACCAGCGCGGATTCCAATGACGCAGGCAGGTCCGGCGTGCGGAACACCAGGCCGACATCCAGTCGACCGCTTTCGATGTCGTGCACGATCTGGTCGGTCGTGCCCTCCTGCAGCGACAGCCGGACCTGCGGATAGTCCTCGCCGAAGCGGCGCAGCGTGTCCGGCAGAAAGGAATAGGCCGGCAGGCTGATGAACCCGATGGCCAGGGAGCCCATGAGTCCCTGCGAGGTCTCGCGTGCACGACGCCGCAGGGTATCGGCGGCGGCCAGCACGGCACGGGCATCGCGCAGCGCATCTTCCCCGGCCTGGGTGAGCACGATGCGCCTCGATGTGCGCTCCAGCAGGGTCACGCCCAGCTCCTCCTCCAGTTCCTTGATGGCCAGGCTCACCGGTGGCTGGGTCAGGTGCAGGCGTTCGGCCGCCCGGCCGAAGTGCATCTCCTCGGCCACGGCCACGAAGCAGCGCAGATGTCGCATGTCCATTCATAGCCTCCGCAAATCGATCCATATGAATTGCAAACTTCCTTGCATTGAACCAGATCCCTAGACTGCTTCACAGGGCCTGCACGCACCATCCCGCAGTGGGCCGACACAAGCTGACCACAAGGCAGCAGCAGGAGACAAGCCATGCAGGAACGTCCAGCGGCCTTGCCCAGGCCCCGCACCCTCGTCCACCCCGGGCCCTGCAACGCATTGCGCCTGGAGCATCGGCAGGCCCCCGGCGCACGGCACCTGCGCCTGGCCCTGCCAACCGGAATATCGCTGTTCGACGCCATCGTCACGGCCCTGGCCTCGGCCGGCGTGCACAACGCCTCATTGACCCTGTTGCAAGGCGATCTCGACGACCTGGATTTCTGCGTGGCACCGCCCGATCGCAGCGGGCGGACCGTCGCCACCTACGGCCCGCCCACAACGCTGCGCCGCGCGAGACTGCTGTTCGGCAACGCCACGCTGGGCCGTTCCGAAGCGGGCGCGGCGAGCGTCCACTGCCACGCCGTCTTCAGCGACTGCGACGGGCACCTGCTCGGCGGCCATGTGCTGACGCAGCGTTGCCGCATCGCCCATGCGCCGATCGGCGCCCTGGCGACCGCGCTGGACGGGTTCGAGCTGCGCATCGCCCATGACCCCGAAACAGGCATGCCGCTGATGCGTCCGGCGACCATGCAGGCCCGCCATGACTGAGGCCTGCATGGTCGAGTCAGGCCGCATGGGCCGCGTGGCCTACGCACGCATCGCACCCAACGAAGACCTGGTGCTGGGCGTGGAAAAGCTCTGCGCCGCCCAGGGCTTTCGCAACGCCTTCGTGCGCGGCGCCCTGGGCAGCCTGGTCGATGCCTGCCTGCTACGCGCCGACGGCAGTTGCCTGCTGGTGCAAGGTCCGGCCATCGAGGTGGTCAGCCTCGCGGGGGAAGTGCGCAGCCACAGCGACGGATCGCTGCGCGCCTGCCTGAGCGGCGTGGTCGCCGACACCGAGGGCCGGGTGCATGGAGGCCCTTTCGTGGCCGGCGCCAATCCCGTCTGTATCACCTTCGAGCTGACGCTGGAAGAGTGGCTCCCCCACGCGCCGGAACTGCAACCCTCCCCATCCACCCTCCATCCCGATCCAGGAGCCTGCCCATGACCCACCGAGATTCCCATCCATCCACCGCCCGCGTCGCCGTCGTCACCGGGGGGGCACGCGGCATAGGCCGGTCCATAGGCGAATGGTTCCTGGAACGGGACTGGCATGTGGCCTTGCTGGACAGCGACGGACCGACGCTGGAGCGCACGGCGCGGGACCTCGGCCAGCCTGCACGGTTGCTGTGCCGGCGCTGCGACGTCGCGGACCCCGGTCAGGTACAGGACGCCACGACCGCGGTCATCGCGCGCTGGGGCCGCGTGGATGCACTGGTCAACAATGCGGGCGTGGCCGTGTTCAAGCCCGCGCTGGAGACCTCGTTCCAGGAGTGGCGCGCGGTCATGGCCACCAACCTGGACGGCGCCTTCCTGTGCACCCAGGCCTTTGGTGCGCTGATGGCCCGCAGCGCCGGTGGCGGCGCCATCGTCAACATCGCCTCCATCTCGGGGCTGCGGGCCAGCACGCTGCGCGTGGCCTACGGCACGAGCAAGGC
It encodes:
- a CDS encoding oxidoreductase, with translation MQAFQIVVIGAGDTGTPLLRQLLDAPFVQVLGVADLDLEQPGIALARARGVPVTARFMELVDPSVDIIIDVTGSPQVRESLRAHMVATGNTHTLIMHEAIALLMMSLSAGKRVAGKHGDLEYA
- a CDS encoding PCC domain-containing protein; translated protein: MQERPAALPRPRTLVHPGPCNALRLEHRQAPGARHLRLALPTGISLFDAIVTALASAGVHNASLTLLQGDLDDLDFCVAPPDRSGRTVATYGPPTTLRRARLLFGNATLGRSEAGAASVHCHAVFSDCDGHLLGGHVLTQRCRIAHAPIGALATALDGFELRIAHDPETGMPLMRPATMQARHD
- a CDS encoding PPC domain-containing DNA-binding protein; its protein translation is MTEACMVESGRMGRVAYARIAPNEDLVLGVEKLCAAQGFRNAFVRGALGSLVDACLLRADGSCLLVQGPAIEVVSLAGEVRSHSDGSLRACLSGVVADTEGRVHGGPFVAGANPVCITFELTLEEWLPHAPELQPSPSTLHPDPGACP
- the otnK gene encoding 3-oxo-tetronate kinase, translated to MTLQLGCIADDFTGATDLANNLVRAGMRVVQSIGVPDAPVGDDVDAVVVALKSRTTAPEEAIARSLQALRWLQGQGPGGRAPQIYFKYCSTFDSTARGNIGPVTEALMDALDCDFTIATPAFPDNQRTVFKGHLFVGDVLLSDSGMRNHPLTPMTDANLVRVLQAQTRRKVGLIDHVAVATGEAAVRARMAALQAEGAGLAIVDAVSNDDLLRLGPALKDMPLVTAGSGVAIALPANFGIRPTPQAAALPPPTGLQAVVSGSCSVATNAQVAHFIASGRPALAIDPLRIATGEDEAGRALAWARQHIASGPVLVYSTAESSAVKAVQGRLGVEKAGALVEQTIAAIAQGLVEMGVRQLIVAGGETSGACVQALRIAQMRIGPQIDPGVPWCHAVPPTAPEGLHITLKSGNFGTVDFFTKAFACHQ
- a CDS encoding LysR family transcriptional regulator, with amino-acid sequence MDMRHLRCFVAVAEEMHFGRAAERLHLTQPPVSLAIKELEEELGVTLLERTSRRIVLTQAGEDALRDARAVLAAADTLRRRARETSQGLMGSLAIGFISLPAYSFLPDTLRRFGEDYPQVRLSLQEGTTDQIVHDIESGRLDVGLVFRTPDLPASLESALVWSEPLVIALPQRHPLARGRRIALEKLAQERFLGFERHQGPLMFDAIVSTCMRHGFSPRLFAARQMHTIVSLVSGGMGVALVPSCVQAMQREGVAYRRLQGERTVVDTVAVWRRADDSPLVKALGQLLPVPMPRKCGHALSVI
- the otnI gene encoding 2-oxo-tetronate isomerase; translated protein: MPRFAANLSMLYNDVDFLDRFAAAARDGFQAVEYLFPYDFAPGQLADRLRDNGLRQVLFNAPPGDWSAGERGLACIPGREAEFAEGMERALAYAQALACPRIHVMAGLKPAGVSDEALRATYVANIRHAARLAAPHGIAILLEPINGRDMPGFFLNRQDQAHALVAEIAEPGIENQVQVQMDLYHCQIVEGDLAMKIRQYLPTGRVGHIQIAGVPERHEPDIGEISHGYLFKLLDELGYDGWVGCEYRPARGAAPHGTSAGLGWLKPWL
- the denD gene encoding D-erythronate dehydrogenase is translated as MKVLITGGAGFLGQRLARKLLEQGALHLAGVRWPIHQIDLLDVVAAPDCNDPRVRPVVGDIADPQVLRAAIDQDTAVIFHLAAVVSGQAEADFDLGMRINLDASRALLEACRAAGHMPRVVFTSSVAVYGGALPETVLDDTALNPQSSYGTQKAIAELLLADYTRRGFVDGRVLRLPTISVRPGRPNAAASSFASGIIREPLGGEAANCPVAPGTRLWLLSPRRAVDALVAGCELDATAIGERRPINLPGVSVSAGDMVQALREVAGDAVADRVSWQRDDKIERIVGSWPGRWDTRRAEQLGLQGDGDFASIVRAYIADDLTPAKP
- the ltnD gene encoding L-threonate dehydrogenase encodes the protein MNATDSPRTAPAAVGVIGLGAMGAGIAQSLRRAGHTVHAYDLRPEAVAAFAAQGGTACATLADMAAACTVVVSVVVNARQTEAVLFGEGGLAASLRPGSVFIMCSTVDPRWSEALETRLQALGVLYIDAPISGGAARAAAGQMTMMTAARPEAYAACEGVLDAMAGKVYRLGDRAGAGSRVKIINQLLAGVHIAAAAEAMALGLREGVAADALYEVITHSAGNSWMFENRMAHVLAGDYTPLSAVDIFVKDLGLVLDTARHSTFPLPLASTAHQMFMQASTAGHGREDDSAVIKIFPGITLPQPATEAP
- a CDS encoding SDR family NAD(P)-dependent oxidoreductase, producing MTHRDSHPSTARVAVVTGGARGIGRSIGEWFLERDWHVALLDSDGPTLERTARDLGQPARLLCRRCDVADPGQVQDATTAVIARWGRVDALVNNAGVAVFKPALETSFQEWRAVMATNLDGAFLCTQAFGALMARSAGGGAIVNIASISGLRASTLRVAYGTSKAALIHMTRQHAVELGNLGVRVNVIAPGPVETEMAKLVHSVAIRSDYHDAIPLGRYGTPREMAEAVGFLCSDAASFINGQVLAVDGGFDAAGVGLPTLRRRQAEAAEPARPAHA